DNA sequence from the Trichocoleus desertorum ATA4-8-CV12 genome:
AGTTAGCACTTACTGGCTACCCACCGAATACAAGCTAGGAGTAGCTTTATTAATCATGGTGCTAGTGCTACTCGTGCGGCCACAAGGCTTATTTAAGGGCACAATTTGAGTAACACTAGCGCCTAACCTAAGTAGACCAAAACCGAACCAAAGCAGAAGTCTGAGACCACTAAGGGTTGATCGCACGGAAGTAAATAGCTGCAACCAAGAAATTGCCAGCTAAGAGAACCAAGCTAACAATAGTGCGGTATGGATAAGGGGGCTTAGACTCATCCACAACTGCTTTGGTTTTAACAGATGATTTCATTGATTGAGCGTTCATTAAACAAGCTCCTTGTGTAACTCGACTGTGTCTGTGTAACTCTACTAAACAGAGATACCAAAGAGCCTGGGTCGAACACACGCGCCAGTAGGAAGATTTTATTTTGCTTTAGCGAAGATTTTTCTCAATCCCGCGAGGGACTTCCCTACTAAACCCTTAGGCTGGCTAAACCGCTTCCCCAGCATGGTAAGAACTACGCACTAAGGGGCCAGAGCGCACATGAGAGAACCCCATTTCACGGGCGATCGCCCCTAAGTGCTCAAATTCTTCGGGAGTCCAATATCTTTGGACGGGTAAGTGTTCTAGAGATGGGCGCATGTATTGACCCAGGGTGAGGCGATCGCAATCAATGGCCCGCAAATCCTTCAGGGCCTGTATCACCTCTGATTCGGTTTCGCCATGCCCCAACATTAAGCCAGACTTGGTCGGAATCTGGGAGTTTAGCTCTTTC
Encoded proteins:
- a CDS encoding photosystem I protein PsaX codes for the protein MKSSVKTKAVVDESKPPYPYRTIVSLVLLAGNFLVAAIYFRAINP